In Neisseria brasiliensis, the following proteins share a genomic window:
- a CDS encoding phage virion morphogenesis protein: protein MIEVQIDNLFVVQNQLERLGSGVENRYLLMRRLSETMHKGVRDNFRAGGRPKWLGLKYRNGKPLNDTGALRNSFSTFSDNDTALVGTNLVYAAIHNFGGMAGRGRKVRIPQREFLVLSNDDKQALMDDVQDYFANLIG, encoded by the coding sequence ATGATTGAAGTCCAAATCGACAACCTGTTTGTGGTGCAAAACCAGCTCGAACGTTTGGGCAGTGGCGTGGAAAACCGCTATCTGCTTATGCGCCGCTTATCGGAAACCATGCACAAAGGCGTGCGTGATAATTTCCGCGCGGGCGGCCGTCCGAAATGGTTGGGGCTGAAATACCGCAACGGCAAGCCGCTGAACGATACCGGTGCGCTGCGCAACAGCTTCAGTACCTTTTCCGACAACGATACCGCGCTGGTCGGCACCAATCTGGTTTATGCTGCGATTCACAATTTTGGCGGCATGGCGGGACGTGGCCGCAAGGTGCGCATTCCGCAGCGTGAATTTTTGGTTTTGAGCAACGACGACAAGCAGGCTTTAATGGATGATGTGCAGGATTATTTCGCCAATCTGATCGGCTGA
- a CDS encoding phage protease, with product MPKDKQQLSLAACSFEVQPKDGRIQLLPYGEFRAVDGRPNDVPAWFLTEENGNDVVALANASRNQLVVDYEHQTLYKEKNGQPAPAAGWMRWLNFTPKGLFADVEWTDKAAAAIAAKEYRYVSAVFSYDNKGYVRKIYHAALTNYPALDGMDEVLAAASAQFIKPETEQTPMKELLQQLLGLPQAEEAELTAALTALLQAKPKDVALSAAIFKDLADKDDKIAALSAQGGQPDLTQYAPVSVVSELQKQVAALTAEREADKGQELITAALSAGKLLPAQKEWAEGVLKQPNGLAFLTGFIHNAQPVAALTGTQTDGKVPEKVVALTAEEEHAAKMLGMSHAEFMKIKEKEAE from the coding sequence ATGCCTAAAGACAAACAACAACTGAGTCTCGCTGCGTGCAGCTTTGAAGTGCAGCCGAAAGACGGCCGCATTCAGCTGCTGCCCTATGGTGAGTTTCGCGCGGTGGACGGCCGCCCGAATGATGTGCCGGCTTGGTTTTTAACTGAGGAAAACGGCAATGATGTCGTGGCTTTGGCCAATGCTTCGCGTAATCAGTTGGTGGTCGATTATGAGCACCAGACGCTTTATAAGGAAAAAAACGGCCAGCCCGCACCTGCCGCCGGTTGGATGCGCTGGCTGAATTTTACGCCTAAAGGCTTGTTCGCCGATGTCGAGTGGACGGATAAAGCGGCGGCTGCGATTGCGGCCAAGGAATACCGCTATGTCTCGGCGGTGTTTTCTTACGACAATAAAGGCTACGTCCGCAAAATCTACCATGCCGCGCTGACCAATTATCCTGCGTTGGACGGCATGGACGAGGTGTTGGCGGCTGCGTCGGCACAGTTTATCAAACCTGAAACGGAGCAAACCCCGATGAAAGAGTTGTTGCAACAACTGCTCGGCCTGCCGCAGGCAGAGGAAGCCGAATTAACCGCAGCCCTGACTGCACTTTTGCAGGCCAAACCGAAAGACGTGGCTTTGTCTGCCGCTATCTTTAAAGATTTGGCCGATAAAGACGACAAAATCGCCGCGCTGTCTGCGCAAGGCGGCCAGCCTGATTTGACCCAATACGCGCCGGTGTCGGTGGTATCCGAGCTGCAAAAACAAGTTGCCGCGCTGACTGCCGAACGTGAAGCGGATAAAGGCCAAGAGCTGATTACCGCTGCTTTGAGTGCAGGTAAATTGCTGCCGGCACAAAAAGAATGGGCCGAAGGCGTATTGAAACAGCCAAACGGCTTGGCATTTTTAACCGGCTTTATTCACAACGCGCAACCGGTGGCTGCGCTGACCGGCACGCAAACCGATGGCAAAGTACCTGAAAAGGTGGTCGCGTTGACGGCGGAAGAAGAACATGCCGCCAAAATGCTCGGTATGAGCCATGCCGAATTTATGAAAATCAAAGAAAAGGAAGCTGAATAA
- a CDS encoding Mu-like prophage major head subunit gpT family protein: MDKAAILTAITAAFRKEFQTGIESVKPSYQTIAMTVPSTTAINTYGWLGKFPKMREWVGERQIEKMATEAMSIANKKYEATVGVERTDIEDDQVGMYRPMMQAMGESAAALPDDLVWGLLKKGKTTTCYDGQYFFDTDHPVNSKTDGKGDNTPTANITTGTDENALTWYVIDDTKTLKPLVFQSRTEPEFETKFDPAKSDKVFMEDVYLYGSRRRCAAGFGLWQLAHMAEKTALNKANLEKIIVKMQRLEANGGYKLDVKPGLLVVPPELEGTARELLEADKINGTTNTFKGRLKLHVSVHL, from the coding sequence ATGGATAAAGCAGCCATCTTAACGGCGATTACCGCCGCTTTCCGCAAAGAATTTCAAACCGGTATTGAATCGGTAAAACCGTCTTACCAAACCATCGCCATGACTGTGCCATCGACCACCGCAATCAATACTTACGGCTGGCTGGGCAAGTTCCCGAAAATGCGCGAATGGGTGGGTGAGCGCCAAATCGAAAAAATGGCAACTGAGGCCATGAGCATTGCCAATAAAAAATACGAAGCGACCGTTGGTGTGGAGCGCACCGATATCGAAGACGATCAGGTCGGCATGTATCGCCCGATGATGCAGGCGATGGGTGAATCAGCGGCAGCATTGCCCGATGATTTGGTGTGGGGTTTGTTGAAAAAAGGCAAAACCACCACTTGCTATGACGGCCAGTATTTCTTCGACACCGACCATCCGGTCAACAGCAAAACAGATGGCAAAGGCGACAACACGCCGACCGCCAATATCACCACCGGCACGGATGAAAATGCCTTGACCTGGTATGTGATTGACGACACCAAAACGCTCAAGCCATTGGTGTTTCAAAGCCGCACCGAGCCGGAATTTGAAACCAAGTTCGACCCAGCCAAATCGGACAAAGTGTTTATGGAAGACGTGTACCTCTATGGTTCGCGCCGCCGCTGCGCTGCCGGTTTCGGCCTGTGGCAACTGGCGCACATGGCCGAGAAAACGGCCTTGAACAAGGCAAACTTGGAAAAAATCATCGTGAAGATGCAGCGTTTGGAAGCCAACGGCGGCTACAAGCTCGATGTGAAGCCGGGCCTGCTGGTGGTTCCGCCGGAGCTGGAAGGCACGGCACGCGAACTGTTGGAAGCCGACAAAATCAACGGTACGACCAACACCTTCAAAGGCCGCCTGAAGCTGCACGTTTCGGTACACCTGTAA
- a CDS encoding gp436 family protein produces MAYAGIADMVARFGDLEVIQMTDRNQDGLIDDDVALVALDDATAEIDAYLGRFKRPFAETPPILVRLCCDIARYRLTAANGVLITEEIRNRYKIDVLDLLRALAKGELQLGIDDDGAEIETDADGIVFVNAKNRIFTRDHTD; encoded by the coding sequence ATGGCTTATGCGGGCATTGCCGATATGGTGGCGCGATTTGGTGATTTGGAAGTGATTCAGATGACCGACCGCAACCAAGACGGCTTGATTGATGATGATGTGGCGTTGGTGGCGTTGGATGACGCAACAGCGGAAATCGATGCCTATCTCGGCCGCTTCAAACGGCCATTTGCTGAAACGCCGCCCATATTGGTGCGACTGTGTTGCGACATTGCCCGCTATCGGCTGACCGCTGCCAATGGTGTCTTGATTACGGAAGAAATCCGCAATCGCTACAAAATCGATGTGCTGGATTTGTTGCGTGCTTTGGCCAAAGGCGAATTGCAGCTTGGCATCGATGATGATGGCGCGGAAATTGAAACAGATGCAGACGGTATTGTGTTTGTGAACGCGAAAAACAGGATTTTTACCCGTGATCACACAGATTGA
- a CDS encoding phage protein Gp37 has protein sequence MITQIEQAITDRLTRGLGQMVRSVKSYNGEADDLAGQINTLPAVWVTFGGCKTEKADSGNFRYRNIGEFVVMCATRSLRNEQALRQGGIDRREIGSNDLITAVRRLLDGQRVAGNDSRGLIPKAVRPIANHVLVSNAAVSIYAVEYQLNWDSVALENGRFPEETHDPADRDYLFTKYKGELSEPYAPFEIMDGLIIDPTSGAKLPHHFDLRKSDEQD, from the coding sequence GTGATCACACAGATTGAGCAAGCGATAACCGACCGCCTGACACGCGGTTTGGGGCAAATGGTGCGCAGTGTAAAAAGCTACAACGGCGAGGCTGACGATTTGGCCGGCCAAATCAATACCCTGCCTGCGGTGTGGGTAACATTCGGCGGCTGCAAAACGGAAAAGGCCGACAGCGGTAATTTTCGTTATCGAAATATCGGCGAATTTGTGGTGATGTGCGCTACGCGCTCGCTGCGTAATGAGCAGGCCTTGCGCCAAGGCGGTATCGACCGCCGCGAAATTGGCAGCAACGATTTGATTACCGCCGTACGCCGTCTGCTCGACGGGCAGCGTGTGGCCGGTAATGATTCACGCGGTCTGATTCCCAAGGCGGTGCGCCCGATTGCCAATCATGTGTTGGTGAGCAATGCGGCCGTATCGATTTATGCGGTGGAATACCAATTGAATTGGGACAGCGTGGCCTTGGAAAACGGCCGTTTCCCCGAAGAGACACACGATCCTGCTGACCGCGATTATCTGTTTACCAAATACAAAGGCGAGCTTTCCGAGCCTTATGCGCCGTTTGAAATCATGGACGGCCTGATTATTGACCCGACCAGCGGTGCAAAACTGCCGCATCACTTTGATTTAAGGAAATCCGATGAACAAGATTAA
- a CDS encoding DUF2635 domain-containing protein: MNKIKVKAADGLRVPMAHNPYEYIGDTPVEVDNALYYRRLIAEGDLIQVSDGLAADLKTAKKKGAE, translated from the coding sequence ATGAACAAGATTAAAGTCAAAGCCGCCGACGGCTTGCGTGTGCCAATGGCGCACAACCCTTACGAATACATCGGCGATACGCCGGTGGAAGTGGACAATGCGCTCTACTACCGCCGCCTGATTGCCGAGGGTGATTTGATTCAGGTTTCAGACGGCCTTGCGGCCGACCTGAAAACCGCCAAGAAAAAAGGTGCTGAATAA
- a CDS encoding phage tail sheath subtilisin-like domain-containing protein, with protein sequence MAEEISFDTIPGAVRVPGQYIEFNTRTAVQGLPQNPQKLLIIGPMLADGKQPERTPVQLYSDAQAGELFGQGSWAQAMVKQVFSNNAYLDVTVIGVPDHEAGVAAVGSVAVSGEATTAGAVDLVIGGVEYSIAVTAGATAESVADKLRAKLAASPACLVTGSGSGATVSLTAKNKGEIGNEITVSVHSGAAGLSFNVTALANGQKNADISEALTVVAGKHYHVIVCPFVDDANAKALSTHLTDVSNAIEQRGSIGVFGWRGTLATGIAFAAKLNDGRVTCAWYKGAIEGNALIAAGYAAQLAAEQDPAKPLNTLEVHDLTVTPDADWPLFTECNNALFNGMTPLTVVNNKVQIMRAVSTYTKSAADVDDPSLLDITTIRTLDYTRKAVKERIALRFPRAKLSDTLVPKVKSEVLDVLIKLEDAEIIENAEANKGKLQMVRAENDPNRLNAVIPADVVNGLHVFAGRIDLIL encoded by the coding sequence ATGGCTGAAGAAATCTCTTTCGATACGATTCCGGGCGCAGTGCGCGTACCCGGCCAATACATCGAGTTCAACACCCGCACTGCCGTGCAGGGTTTGCCGCAGAATCCGCAAAAGCTGCTGATTATCGGCCCGATGTTGGCTGACGGCAAACAGCCTGAACGCACGCCGGTGCAACTGTATAGCGATGCACAGGCAGGCGAGCTGTTTGGCCAAGGCTCTTGGGCGCAAGCGATGGTCAAACAGGTATTCAGCAATAATGCCTATTTGGATGTGACCGTTATCGGTGTGCCTGACCATGAAGCCGGTGTGGCGGCGGTTGGCAGCGTGGCGGTATCGGGTGAGGCGACAACCGCCGGTGCGGTGGATTTGGTGATTGGCGGTGTGGAGTACAGTATTGCGGTTACCGCCGGTGCCACTGCTGAATCCGTAGCCGACAAGCTGCGCGCCAAACTTGCTGCTTCGCCTGCCTGCTTGGTAACGGGCAGCGGCTCGGGCGCAACGGTGAGCCTAACCGCCAAAAACAAAGGCGAAATCGGCAATGAAATTACCGTATCGGTACATTCCGGTGCGGCCGGTTTGAGCTTCAATGTAACGGCGTTGGCGAATGGCCAGAAAAATGCCGATATTAGCGAAGCCCTGACTGTGGTGGCCGGTAAACACTACCATGTGATTGTCTGCCCGTTTGTGGATGATGCCAATGCCAAGGCCTTGAGCACCCATTTGACCGATGTATCCAATGCCATTGAGCAGCGCGGCAGTATTGGTGTCTTTGGTTGGCGCGGCACGTTGGCCACCGGTATTGCCTTTGCCGCCAAACTCAATGACGGCCGTGTGACTTGCGCTTGGTACAAAGGCGCGATTGAAGGTAATGCGTTGATTGCGGCAGGCTATGCGGCGCAACTGGCCGCCGAGCAAGACCCGGCCAAACCACTCAATACGCTGGAAGTACACGACTTGACCGTGACACCGGATGCCGATTGGCCGCTGTTTACCGAGTGCAACAACGCCCTGTTCAACGGCATGACTCCGCTGACCGTGGTCAACAACAAGGTGCAGATTATGCGCGCGGTGTCGACCTACACCAAGTCGGCCGCCGATGTGGACGACCCGAGCCTGCTGGACATCACCACCATCCGCACGCTCGACTACACACGCAAAGCTGTGAAAGAGCGTATTGCGCTGCGTTTCCCACGCGCCAAACTGTCGGATACCTTGGTGCCTAAAGTGAAATCGGAAGTGCTGGACGTGTTGATTAAGCTGGAAGACGCAGAAATCATCGAAAACGCCGAAGCCAATAAAGGCAAATTGCAGATGGTGCGCGCCGAAAACGACCCGAACCGTCTGAATGCAGTGATTCCGGCTGATGTGGTCAACGGCTTGCACGTTTTCGCCGGTCGCATTGATTTGATTTTGTAA
- a CDS encoding phage tail protein, giving the protein MSDATYAGAIVMEVNGAEIDIVSLKPQTTTGRKPVKTMNRKGRVLGYADGITEHKLSVTAAIPIDGTKIDWANITKAKITIYPINKEDRRTSYLDCFTVEISEQYEADNEARIDIEMQALHKIQE; this is encoded by the coding sequence ATGAGCGACGCTACTTACGCAGGCGCGATTGTGATGGAAGTCAACGGTGCGGAAATCGACATCGTCAGCCTGAAGCCGCAAACCACCACCGGCCGCAAACCGGTCAAAACGATGAACCGCAAAGGCCGTGTATTGGGCTACGCCGACGGCATTACTGAGCATAAATTGTCGGTAACGGCGGCCATTCCGATTGATGGCACGAAAATCGACTGGGCAAACATCACCAAGGCCAAAATCACGATTTACCCGATTAACAAAGAAGACCGCCGCACGTCTTATCTCGACTGCTTTACCGTGGAAATTTCAGAGCAATACGAAGCCGACAATGAAGCGCGTATCGACATTGAGATGCAGGCGTTGCATAAAATTCAGGAATAA
- a CDS encoding TetR family transcriptional regulator has protein sequence MAKAGLTAAEVAAMSHAEAAAWADDVLLSLGVKPESGGDVIISQRRKKPE, from the coding sequence ATGGCGAAAGCCGGATTGACCGCCGCCGAAGTCGCCGCCATGAGCCATGCAGAAGCCGCCGCGTGGGCGGATGATGTATTGCTGAGCTTGGGGGTTAAGCCTGAGAGCGGTGGTGATGTGATTATTTCGCAGCGGCGGAAGAAGCCGGAATGA
- a CDS encoding phage tail tape measure protein, with amino-acid sequence MAAGNMNLVLSLTGKDNGAVRLLQDTERQLARAALSRQQLARANKPYEAAGIRSERAIRREILQTEASFRRLARSGTASQNDLQRAAVATRNKIRELNAELHQGLGLQSKFGKGMAVGGAMLAGGMAAYGVLQPAMNNAKQLDANITQVAWQAYGEDNSKSAEWIATQGKADIKALALELVQANGGNADAALNLVNSMMANGMSYDEVKSNAHSSHKAMIAGAEKVGEYNPEDTARLMKVLSDFGFKGNDLGKAFEYAMKSGMQGNFEIADMVRELPALLPAAKAAGMDGLQGFGFLLSTLQSAANKAGSNSEAANNVRNLLEKTLSADTIKRLSKMANPNAPGQGIDWQASVLKGRENGESAVQVLARLANTMLEKDAEYQAYKKRADAGDKTAESQMNIMKGVVLSSLLPDIQAKGGLLAASDMAQVEGYMQDLMGLEDAASLVDKKNQVLQSSAAFQQEKAEAEALLKQDVSAAVEAETALKQLTAEYPNATLAMQTLTAAATAAAGALGVMSLLNIGGMVGAGGLLKGGLGGLLKGGLGAVGAVALPVAGAGGGLLGDAHQRINRNENKRFFEGGLDSRGAGYAQSAAGGAMLGAAVGSVIPVIGTAVGAAIGGVGGLIHAAVTDAVREKPPVPQAAQTPTPPPAATMPPVPTEPPEKLSPVITQQTATYQASILQQTGEYTAAVQANAEAVGARIDQISAALAAVNPTITNNMSVNLDGRVIANEVSRYQVAMFGRGAGQ; translated from the coding sequence ATGGCTGCCGGAAACATGAATCTGGTGTTATCACTAACAGGTAAAGACAACGGTGCAGTCCGTTTATTGCAGGATACCGAGCGACAACTTGCGCGCGCGGCATTAAGCCGTCAGCAATTGGCGCGTGCCAATAAGCCTTATGAGGCTGCCGGCATTCGCTCTGAGCGTGCCATCCGCCGTGAAATTTTACAGACTGAAGCTTCTTTCCGTCGTTTAGCGCGTAGCGGTACCGCTTCACAGAATGATTTACAACGTGCGGCAGTAGCCACGCGCAATAAGATTCGCGAATTAAATGCCGAACTCCATCAAGGGCTCGGTTTGCAGTCTAAGTTTGGCAAAGGTATGGCGGTCGGCGGTGCAATGTTGGCGGGTGGCATGGCGGCTTATGGTGTGCTGCAACCGGCCATGAACAACGCCAAGCAATTAGACGCAAATATCACGCAAGTGGCGTGGCAGGCTTATGGCGAAGACAACAGCAAATCTGCTGAATGGATTGCCACGCAAGGCAAGGCAGACATCAAAGCCCTTGCGCTGGAATTGGTGCAGGCCAACGGTGGCAATGCTGATGCCGCGCTGAATTTGGTCAACAGTATGATGGCCAACGGCATGAGCTACGACGAGGTAAAAAGCAATGCACATTCATCGCATAAAGCCATGATTGCGGGTGCTGAAAAAGTGGGCGAATACAATCCCGAAGATACTGCCAGATTGATGAAGGTATTGAGTGATTTCGGCTTTAAAGGCAACGATTTGGGTAAGGCCTTTGAATACGCCATGAAATCGGGTATGCAGGGTAACTTTGAAATTGCGGATATGGTTCGAGAATTGCCGGCCCTGTTGCCTGCAGCGAAGGCAGCCGGTATGGATGGTTTGCAGGGTTTTGGTTTCCTGCTTTCAACGTTGCAATCGGCGGCCAATAAGGCAGGCTCGAATAGCGAAGCGGCAAACAATGTACGCAATCTGCTGGAAAAAACGTTGTCTGCCGATACGATTAAACGGTTATCCAAAATGGCCAACCCCAATGCGCCCGGACAAGGTATCGATTGGCAGGCTTCGGTTTTAAAAGGCAGGGAAAACGGTGAGAGTGCGGTGCAAGTTTTAGCGCGCTTGGCCAATACCATGCTGGAAAAAGATGCCGAATATCAAGCCTATAAAAAACGAGCAGACGCAGGCGATAAAACTGCCGAAAGCCAAATGAACATCATGAAAGGCGTTGTGTTATCCAGCTTATTGCCTGATATCCAAGCCAAAGGTGGTCTGTTGGCGGCATCAGATATGGCACAGGTAGAAGGATATATGCAAGACCTGATGGGCTTGGAAGATGCAGCCAGTTTGGTTGATAAGAAAAACCAAGTATTGCAAAGCTCGGCCGCATTCCAGCAGGAAAAAGCCGAAGCCGAAGCCCTGTTAAAACAAGATGTATCTGCCGCCGTTGAAGCCGAAACCGCACTGAAACAACTGACTGCGGAATACCCGAACGCCACGCTTGCTATGCAAACCTTAACGGCTGCGGCCACGGCTGCGGCCGGTGCGCTGGGCGTGATGTCTTTGCTGAATATTGGCGGCATGGTCGGCGCGGGTGGCTTGTTGAAAGGTGGGCTGGGTGGCTTATTAAAAGGCGGTTTAGGTGCAGTGGGTGCGGTTGCGCTGCCGGTAGCCGGTGCTGGCGGTGGTCTGTTGGGGGATGCTCATCAACGGATTAACCGCAACGAGAATAAACGCTTTTTCGAAGGTGGTTTGGATAGTCGCGGTGCCGGTTATGCGCAATCGGCGGCAGGCGGTGCCATGCTGGGAGCTGCCGTTGGCTCAGTGATTCCGGTCATCGGTACGGCTGTGGGTGCGGCTATTGGTGGCGTGGGTGGTTTGATTCATGCTGCGGTAACGGATGCGGTGCGCGAAAAACCACCCGTACCACAGGCAGCACAAACGCCAACTCCGCCCCCTGCGGCAACTATGCCGCCTGTACCTACTGAGCCCCCTGAAAAGCTGTCTCCGGTAATTACTCAGCAAACGGCCACTTATCAGGCATCGATTTTACAACAAACGGGCGAATACACGGCAGCAGTACAGGCGAATGCGGAGGCAGTCGGTGCGCGTATTGACCAAATATCGGCGGCCTTGGCGGCGGTGAATCCGACGATTACCAATAATATGTCGGTCAATCTTGACGGCCGCGTGATTGCCAATGAGGTATCGCGTTATCAGGTGGCCATGTTTGGCCGAGGAGCGGGTCAATGA
- a CDS encoding DNA circularization protein, whose amino-acid sequence MSGWHTVLQEASFKGVPFDIEHIEERNGKALAEHARPFVSGVDLEDMGNTGREVNISAVFFGRQYSSRLLKLLEALEESGGGVLVHPVWGRMHNMVPASWSYRHEADNVDWAAIDITFREGTEAQPILVFENSFLMALERLIARIDTYRSMAEGFIDSVLAVKGGLSDLWGSALGIYSGLAGSFAAIRSLFGFDDIGWPFKGGSYSQSMFQTASKTAVEQLDELIEAGLRQAADAGAVLDVQSGGLSVRQRFDEAVETAESVLAVPNRLRQDRHGNAVSDLTRLTDKQLQPLRLVLALWVTGALVEMASEMVEDYGEDMSAPDLMQINRAVRHRIQETINTLREVEKQALAEQVSAESVYSACHQTVEALRETAGRLNALVMAAINQKPPLVVRRAPLDGTIHQIAFAFYADIGRADELVRLNPHITHPAFIRRNTLVNAYAK is encoded by the coding sequence ATGAGCGGCTGGCATACAGTTTTACAAGAGGCATCGTTTAAAGGCGTGCCGTTTGATATTGAGCATATTGAAGAGCGCAACGGCAAGGCGTTGGCCGAACACGCGCGCCCGTTTGTGTCGGGCGTGGATTTGGAAGACATGGGCAACACCGGCCGCGAGGTCAATATCAGTGCGGTGTTTTTCGGTCGGCAGTATTCGAGCCGTTTGTTGAAGCTGTTGGAGGCGTTGGAAGAAAGTGGCGGCGGCGTGCTGGTGCATCCTGTTTGGGGGCGTATGCACAATATGGTGCCGGCCAGTTGGAGCTACCGCCATGAGGCCGACAATGTGGATTGGGCGGCGATTGATATTACGTTTCGTGAAGGCACGGAAGCGCAGCCGATTTTGGTGTTTGAAAACTCGTTTTTGATGGCGCTGGAACGGCTGATTGCGCGTATCGACACCTACCGCAGCATGGCTGAGGGCTTTATTGATTCGGTGTTGGCGGTTAAAGGCGGCTTATCGGATTTATGGGGCAGCGCATTGGGGATTTACAGTGGCTTGGCCGGCTCTTTTGCGGCGATACGCTCGCTGTTTGGCTTTGATGACATCGGCTGGCCGTTTAAAGGTGGCAGTTATAGTCAAAGCATGTTTCAGACGGCCTCGAAAACAGCAGTTGAGCAATTGGATGAGTTGATTGAGGCAGGTTTGCGTCAGGCGGCGGATGCCGGTGCGGTTTTGGATGTGCAAAGCGGTGGTTTATCGGTGCGCCAACGTTTTGATGAGGCGGTGGAGACGGCGGAATCGGTGTTGGCTGTGCCCAATCGTTTGCGGCAAGATCGTCACGGCAATGCGGTGTCAGATTTAACCCGCCTGACCGATAAGCAGTTGCAGCCGTTGCGGCTGGTATTGGCATTGTGGGTAACAGGTGCGCTGGTTGAAATGGCCTCGGAAATGGTTGAAGACTATGGTGAAGACATGAGTGCGCCTGATTTAATGCAGATTAACCGCGCGGTGCGGCACCGTATTCAGGAAACAATTAATACACTGCGTGAGGTGGAAAAACAGGCTTTGGCTGAACAGGTATCGGCTGAATCGGTGTATAGCGCATGTCATCAAACGGTAGAAGCCTTGCGCGAAACGGCAGGCCGTCTGAATGCGTTGGTGATGGCGGCCATCAATCAGAAACCGCCGCTGGTTGTGCGCCGTGCACCTTTAGACGGCACCATTCATCAAATTGCGTTTGCGTTTTATGCCGATATCGGCCGTGCGGATGAGTTGGTGCGGCTCAATCCGCATATTACCCACCCTGCCTTTATCCGGCGCAATACGTTGGTGAATGCTTATGCAAAATAA
- a CDS encoding phage baseplate assembly protein, protein MQNNSYQNTIAIRVGDQEHRDWESYSIDSDFLIPADAFDLTVGLHYGATEIPDLSGESCEVLINEQVVMTGIIDNQSDDKSKGRRDLRLSGRDLAGLLVDCSAPQLNVKGMTVLAAAKKLVEPWPQIAKVELRAEKNETLDKIDIEPGETVWQALTHIANSVGLHPWFTPDGVLVVGGADYSSEPVATLCWSRDDKRRNVQQLNIERGVENRYSEVTFLGQSHAKRGDSSKHDLKWVHKDPSMSLHKPKTVVIHDAENLAALQKQAKKQLSDWRLEGFTLTITVGDHKTQSGVLWQPGQRVHVIDEEEGIDAVFFLMGRRFGLSRMDGTITELRLKEDGVWTPDAYQAKAEKARARKGKKKGVSDKSKQAAANKRTQTRKARTTRRKAAKSKSKLSGVAVFE, encoded by the coding sequence ATGCAAAATAACAGTTATCAAAACACTATTGCCATTCGTGTCGGCGACCAAGAGCACCGCGACTGGGAATCTTACAGTATCGACAGTGATTTTCTGATTCCTGCCGATGCCTTTGATTTGACGGTCGGGCTGCATTATGGCGCAACCGAGATTCCGGATTTGTCGGGCGAAAGCTGCGAAGTGTTGATTAATGAACAGGTCGTAATGACGGGGATTATCGACAATCAGAGCGATGATAAAAGCAAGGGTCGCCGTGATTTGCGCTTGTCGGGTCGGGATTTGGCCGGCTTGTTGGTCGATTGCTCTGCGCCGCAGCTGAATGTTAAAGGCATGACGGTGTTGGCGGCGGCGAAAAAGCTGGTCGAACCGTGGCCGCAGATTGCCAAGGTGGAGCTGCGTGCCGAGAAAAACGAGACGCTGGATAAAATCGATATCGAGCCCGGTGAAACGGTATGGCAGGCGTTGACGCATATTGCCAACTCGGTCGGGCTGCACCCTTGGTTTACGCCGGATGGCGTGTTGGTTGTGGGTGGTGCGGATTACAGCAGCGAGCCGGTGGCAACCTTGTGCTGGAGCCGTGACGATAAACGGCGCAATGTGCAGCAGCTCAATATTGAGCGCGGCGTGGAAAACCGATATTCGGAGGTCACTTTTTTGGGGCAAAGCCATGCCAAACGCGGCGACAGCAGCAAGCATGATTTGAAGTGGGTGCATAAAGACCCGAGCATGAGCCTGCACAAGCCGAAAACGGTGGTTATCCACGATGCGGAAAATTTGGCTGCTTTGCAAAAGCAAGCCAAAAAGCAGTTGTCGGATTGGCGGCTGGAGGGATTCACGCTGACCATTACGGTGGGCGACCACAAAACGCAAAGCGGTGTGTTGTGGCAGCCCGGGCAACGTGTGCATGTGATTGATGAAGAGGAAGGCATTGATGCAGTGTTTTTCTTGATGGGTCGACGCTTCGGCTTGAGCCGCATGGATGGCACGATTACCGAGTTGCGCCTTAAAGAAGATGGCGTGTGGACACCGGATGCTTATCAGGCCAAAGCGGAAAAAGCTCGTGCCCGTAAGGGTAAGAAAAAAGGCGTGAGCGATAAAAGTAAACAGGCGGCTGCGAATAAGCGCACGCAAACGCGCAAAGCCCGCACAACGCGGCGCAAAGCAGCTAAGTCGAAATCTAAATTAAGCGGCGTGGCGGTATTTGAATGA